One genomic segment of Stigmatopora argus isolate UIUO_Sarg chromosome 3, RoL_Sarg_1.0, whole genome shotgun sequence includes these proteins:
- the LOC144071127 gene encoding FYVE, RhoGEF and PH domain-containing protein 4-like isoform X1, with translation MRGQLLATESMEGFNRVAFRRKQPSLEVGEETERNDNDTVCFQSKCDENACVPVKIEPSTAVGINTSCRLTSTSSVHECLSRASSGGSGKNWARVNGRSSGKRPLSQSKPPVPPKPAHLQSPVTELSSPLAHKQIPQFRPGMEEGGGGGRGATNRDRVRIKHSKVSDLISRFEENSNSDNKRDGSQHKQSSKSANFSPAHRTTRKLTEAAEIENHPVVEANSAASKSQDARVPEANGVLRQMECGEGDEDRACNGENGRIDDTELLNGDMGRTDRRDEDSGSCTDRTGSESSHDNEESGTNAERERLKEDAGTRHKETNEQKLFKIASELLHTEKAYVTRLNLLDQEFCAKLMEEANKGTFPVDVVKNIFSNISSINTFHSKFLLPDLEKRMGEWESTPRIGDILQKLTPFLKMYAEYVKNFDKAMELLKQWSDRSPQFKSIILEIQSQEACGCLTLQHHMLEPVQRVPRYEMLLKDYLKKLPQDDPDRRDAEKSLEIIGTAATHSNSAIRKSENLKKLMEIYEMLGEEEDIVHASNEFIKEGHILKLAARNTSAMERYLFLFNNMLLYCVPKFSLGGPKYTVRTRIGIDGMKVLETINEDYPHTFQVSGKERTLELQASSEQDKVGWIKAFRETVEVFQQKTESFKNASKDAEEVRSTVVLTLADYRTLILCSFFLITFQNAELGKRAPRWIRDNEVTMCMKCKESFNALTRRRHHCRACGYVVCWKCSDNKVALEYDGNKVNKVCRDCFSILTGETITEGKKKGILEIEAAQFSGSSIMCGFLQYCEKNKPWQKVWCVIPEKECLVLYLYGAPQDVKAQSTIPLLGYSVDDNSRPADPQASFRLSQSKSVHNFAAESEELKQRWLRVIRVAVTGEVPERHHVDVGNAGATDGDVQDAASDSS, from the exons CTGTGGGGATCAATACATCATGCAGGCTCACTAGTACGTCCAGCGTGCATGAGTGTCTGAGTCGAGCGAGTTCCGGCGGCAGCGGAAAGAATTGGGCCAGGGTCAATGGAAGAAGTTCTGGAAAGAGGCCGCTGTCACAGTCCAAACCGCCAG tGCCTCCTAAACCAGCACATCTTCAGAGCCCGGTGACTGAGCTCTCATCCCCGCTGGCTCACAAGCAGATACCACAATTTAGACCAGGGATGGAGGagggaggaggtggaggaaggGGGGCCACAAACCGGGATAGAGTGAGAATCAAACACTCTAAAGTGTCAGACCTCATCAGCCGATTTGAGGAGAACAG CAACTCGGACAACAAGAGAGACGGCTCACAGCACAAACAGAGCAGCAAGTCGGCAAACTTCAGCCCGGCGCACCGGACCACCCGCAAGCTGACGGAGGCCGCTGAGATCGAGAATCACCCAGTAGTAGAAGCAAACTCTGCGGCATCCAAATCGCAGGATGCACGCGTTCCGGAGGCCAACGGGGTGCTGAGGCAGATGGAGTGCGGCGAAGGGGATGAGGACCGGGCGTGCAATGGCGAAAACGGGAGAATAGACGACACGGAGCTGCTCAACGGGGACATGGGACGCACGGACAGGAGGGACGAGGACTCGGGTTCCTGCACCGACAGGACCGGTTCGGAAAGCTCGCACGACAACGAGGAGAGCGGGACAAACGCGGAACGGGAACGTCTGAAAGAAGACGCCGGCACACGGCATAAG gaGACAAATGAGCAGAAATTGTTTAAGATTGCCAGCGAGCTCTTGCACACGGAAAAGGCTTACGTCACTCGACTCAACTTGCTGGATCAA GAATTTTGTGCCAAACTCATGGAGGAGGCCAATAAAGGAACATTTCCTGTGGATGTGGTGAAAAACATCTTTTCCAATATCTCCTCCATTAACACGTTTCACAGTAAGTTTTTGCTTCCGGACTTGGAGAAACGCATGGGAGAATG GGAGTCCACGCCTCGCATCGGAGACATCCTCCAGAAGCTTACGCCTTTCCTCAAAATGTACGCTGAATACGTGAAGAACTTCGACAAAGCCATGGAGCTGTTGAAACAGTGGAGCGACCGATCGCCACAGTTCAAGTCCATCATTCTGGAGATACAG AGTCAAGAGGCTTGTGGATGCCTTACACTTCAACATCACATGTTGGAACCCGTACAGAGAGTCCCTCGATACGAGATGCTCCTCAAGGACTACTTGAAGAAACTTCCTCAGGACGATCCGGACAGAAGAGACGCAGAAA AATCCTTAGAAATCATTGGCACGGCTGCGACTCACTCAAACAGCGCCATTCGGAAATCG GAAAATTTGAAGAAATTGATGGAGATTTATGAGATGCTCGGTGAGGAAGAGGACATCGTTCACGCCTCCAACGAGTTCATCAAAGAAGGTCACATCTTGAAGCTGGCGGCCAGAAACACCTCGGCCATGGAGCGATATCTCTTCCTG TTCAACAACATGCTATTGTACTGCGTACCCAAATTCAGCTTGGGTGGCCCCAAGTACACGGTTAGGACGCGAATCGGCATCGACGGGATGAAAGTGCTGGAAACGATCAACGAGGACTACCCTCATACCTTCCAAGTTTCAGGGAAAGAGAGGACATTAGAGTTACAAGCTAG CTCCGAGCAGGACAAAGTGGGCTGGATTAAG GCGTTCCGAGAGACCGTTGAGGTCTTCCAGCAGAAGACCGAGTCCTTCAAGAACGCGTCCAAGGATGCAGAGGAGGTGAGGAGCACAGTGGTCTTGACTCTTGCTGATTACAGAACATTAatcttgtgttctttttttttaataacatttcagAATGCCGAGTTGGGCAAGCGCGCTCCTCGCTGGATACGAGACAACGAAGTGACCATGTGCATGAAATGTAAAGAATCTTTCAACGCGCTGACGCGACGGCGACATCACTGCAGAGCTTGCGGTTAT GTGGTGTGCTGGAAATGCTCCGACAACAAAGTAGCGCTGGAGTACGACGGCAACAAAGTGAACAAAGTGTGCCGGGACTGTTTCTCCATCCTGACGGGAGAAACCATTACCGAGGGCAAGAAAAAAGGCATCCTGGAG ATCGAGGCGGCACAGTTCAGCGGCAGCAGCATCATGTGCGGCTTCCTGCAGTACTGCGAGAAGAACAAACCCTGGCAGAAGGTGTGGTGCGTCATCCCAGAGAAGGAGTGTCTGGTGCTCTACCTCTACGGAGCTCCTCAG GACGTGAAGGCCCAGAGCACCATCCCTCTCCTGGGCTACTCGGTGGACGACAACAGCCGTCCCGCCGATCCCCAGGCCAGCTTCCGCCTGTCGCAGTCCAAATCCGTCCACAACTTTGCCGCCGAGAGCGAGGAGCTCAAGCAGCGCTGGCTAAGAGTCATCCGCGTGGCCGTGACGGGCGAGGTGCCCGAGCGGCATCACGTCGACGTCGGCAACGCGGGGGCAACGGACGGCGACGTGCAGGATGCGGCGTCGGACAGTTCCTGA
- the LOC144071127 gene encoding FYVE, RhoGEF and PH domain-containing protein 4-like isoform X3 — MRGQLLATESMEGFNRVAFRRKQPSLEVGEETERNDNDTVCFQSKCDENACVPVKIEPSTAVGINTSCRLTSTSSVHECLSRASSGGSGKNWARVNGRSSGKRPLSQSKPPVPPKPAHLQSPVTELSSPLAHKQIPQFRPGMEEGGGGGRGATNRDRVRIKHSKVSDLISRFEENSNSDNKRDGSQHKQSSKSANFSPAHRTTRKLTEAAEIENHPVVEANSAASKSQDARVPEANGVLRQMECGEGDEDRACNGENGRIDDTELLNGDMGRTDRRDEDSGSCTDRTGSESSHDNEESGTNAERERLKEDAGTRHKETNEQKLFKIASELLHTEKAYVTRLNLLDQEFCAKLMEEANKGTFPVDVVKNIFSNISSINTFHSKFLLPDLEKRMGEWESTPRIGDILQKLTPFLKMYAEYVKNFDKAMELLKQWSDRSPQFKSIILEIQSQEACGCLTLQHHMLEPVQRVPRYEMLLKDYLKKLPQDDPDRRDAEKSLEIIGTAATHSNSAIRKSENLKKLMEIYEMLGEEEDIVHASNEFIKEGHILKLAARNTSAMERYLFLFNNMLLYCVPKFSLGGPKYTVRTRIGIDGMKVLETINEDYPHTFQVSGKERTLELQASSEQDKVGWIKAFRETVEVFQQKTESFKNASKDAEENAELGKRAPRWIRDNEVTMCMKCKESFNALTRRRHHCRACGYVVCWKCSDNKVALEYDGNKVNKVCRDCFSILTGETITEGKKKGILEIEAAQFSGSSIMCGFLQYCEKNKPWQKVWCVIPEKECLVLYLYGAPQDVKAQSTIPLLGYSVDDNSRPADPQASFRLSQSKSVHNFAAESEELKQRWLRVIRVAVTGEVPERHHVDVGNAGATDGDVQDAASDSS, encoded by the exons CTGTGGGGATCAATACATCATGCAGGCTCACTAGTACGTCCAGCGTGCATGAGTGTCTGAGTCGAGCGAGTTCCGGCGGCAGCGGAAAGAATTGGGCCAGGGTCAATGGAAGAAGTTCTGGAAAGAGGCCGCTGTCACAGTCCAAACCGCCAG tGCCTCCTAAACCAGCACATCTTCAGAGCCCGGTGACTGAGCTCTCATCCCCGCTGGCTCACAAGCAGATACCACAATTTAGACCAGGGATGGAGGagggaggaggtggaggaaggGGGGCCACAAACCGGGATAGAGTGAGAATCAAACACTCTAAAGTGTCAGACCTCATCAGCCGATTTGAGGAGAACAG CAACTCGGACAACAAGAGAGACGGCTCACAGCACAAACAGAGCAGCAAGTCGGCAAACTTCAGCCCGGCGCACCGGACCACCCGCAAGCTGACGGAGGCCGCTGAGATCGAGAATCACCCAGTAGTAGAAGCAAACTCTGCGGCATCCAAATCGCAGGATGCACGCGTTCCGGAGGCCAACGGGGTGCTGAGGCAGATGGAGTGCGGCGAAGGGGATGAGGACCGGGCGTGCAATGGCGAAAACGGGAGAATAGACGACACGGAGCTGCTCAACGGGGACATGGGACGCACGGACAGGAGGGACGAGGACTCGGGTTCCTGCACCGACAGGACCGGTTCGGAAAGCTCGCACGACAACGAGGAGAGCGGGACAAACGCGGAACGGGAACGTCTGAAAGAAGACGCCGGCACACGGCATAAG gaGACAAATGAGCAGAAATTGTTTAAGATTGCCAGCGAGCTCTTGCACACGGAAAAGGCTTACGTCACTCGACTCAACTTGCTGGATCAA GAATTTTGTGCCAAACTCATGGAGGAGGCCAATAAAGGAACATTTCCTGTGGATGTGGTGAAAAACATCTTTTCCAATATCTCCTCCATTAACACGTTTCACAGTAAGTTTTTGCTTCCGGACTTGGAGAAACGCATGGGAGAATG GGAGTCCACGCCTCGCATCGGAGACATCCTCCAGAAGCTTACGCCTTTCCTCAAAATGTACGCTGAATACGTGAAGAACTTCGACAAAGCCATGGAGCTGTTGAAACAGTGGAGCGACCGATCGCCACAGTTCAAGTCCATCATTCTGGAGATACAG AGTCAAGAGGCTTGTGGATGCCTTACACTTCAACATCACATGTTGGAACCCGTACAGAGAGTCCCTCGATACGAGATGCTCCTCAAGGACTACTTGAAGAAACTTCCTCAGGACGATCCGGACAGAAGAGACGCAGAAA AATCCTTAGAAATCATTGGCACGGCTGCGACTCACTCAAACAGCGCCATTCGGAAATCG GAAAATTTGAAGAAATTGATGGAGATTTATGAGATGCTCGGTGAGGAAGAGGACATCGTTCACGCCTCCAACGAGTTCATCAAAGAAGGTCACATCTTGAAGCTGGCGGCCAGAAACACCTCGGCCATGGAGCGATATCTCTTCCTG TTCAACAACATGCTATTGTACTGCGTACCCAAATTCAGCTTGGGTGGCCCCAAGTACACGGTTAGGACGCGAATCGGCATCGACGGGATGAAAGTGCTGGAAACGATCAACGAGGACTACCCTCATACCTTCCAAGTTTCAGGGAAAGAGAGGACATTAGAGTTACAAGCTAG CTCCGAGCAGGACAAAGTGGGCTGGATTAAG GCGTTCCGAGAGACCGTTGAGGTCTTCCAGCAGAAGACCGAGTCCTTCAAGAACGCGTCCAAGGATGCAGAGGAG AATGCCGAGTTGGGCAAGCGCGCTCCTCGCTGGATACGAGACAACGAAGTGACCATGTGCATGAAATGTAAAGAATCTTTCAACGCGCTGACGCGACGGCGACATCACTGCAGAGCTTGCGGTTAT GTGGTGTGCTGGAAATGCTCCGACAACAAAGTAGCGCTGGAGTACGACGGCAACAAAGTGAACAAAGTGTGCCGGGACTGTTTCTCCATCCTGACGGGAGAAACCATTACCGAGGGCAAGAAAAAAGGCATCCTGGAG ATCGAGGCGGCACAGTTCAGCGGCAGCAGCATCATGTGCGGCTTCCTGCAGTACTGCGAGAAGAACAAACCCTGGCAGAAGGTGTGGTGCGTCATCCCAGAGAAGGAGTGTCTGGTGCTCTACCTCTACGGAGCTCCTCAG GACGTGAAGGCCCAGAGCACCATCCCTCTCCTGGGCTACTCGGTGGACGACAACAGCCGTCCCGCCGATCCCCAGGCCAGCTTCCGCCTGTCGCAGTCCAAATCCGTCCACAACTTTGCCGCCGAGAGCGAGGAGCTCAAGCAGCGCTGGCTAAGAGTCATCCGCGTGGCCGTGACGGGCGAGGTGCCCGAGCGGCATCACGTCGACGTCGGCAACGCGGGGGCAACGGACGGCGACGTGCAGGATGCGGCGTCGGACAGTTCCTGA
- the LOC144071127 gene encoding FYVE, RhoGEF and PH domain-containing protein 4-like isoform X2 yields the protein MTDRVGYNMRNVLQFWKEVCSERNDNDTVCFQSKCDENACVPVKIEPSTAVGINTSCRLTSTSSVHECLSRASSGGSGKNWARVNGRSSGKRPLSQSKPPVPPKPAHLQSPVTELSSPLAHKQIPQFRPGMEEGGGGGRGATNRDRVRIKHSKVSDLISRFEENSNSDNKRDGSQHKQSSKSANFSPAHRTTRKLTEAAEIENHPVVEANSAASKSQDARVPEANGVLRQMECGEGDEDRACNGENGRIDDTELLNGDMGRTDRRDEDSGSCTDRTGSESSHDNEESGTNAERERLKEDAGTRHKETNEQKLFKIASELLHTEKAYVTRLNLLDQEFCAKLMEEANKGTFPVDVVKNIFSNISSINTFHSKFLLPDLEKRMGEWESTPRIGDILQKLTPFLKMYAEYVKNFDKAMELLKQWSDRSPQFKSIILEIQSQEACGCLTLQHHMLEPVQRVPRYEMLLKDYLKKLPQDDPDRRDAEKSLEIIGTAATHSNSAIRKSENLKKLMEIYEMLGEEEDIVHASNEFIKEGHILKLAARNTSAMERYLFLFNNMLLYCVPKFSLGGPKYTVRTRIGIDGMKVLETINEDYPHTFQVSGKERTLELQASSEQDKVGWIKAFRETVEVFQQKTESFKNASKDAEEVRSTVVLTLADYRTLILCSFFLITFQNAELGKRAPRWIRDNEVTMCMKCKESFNALTRRRHHCRACGYVVCWKCSDNKVALEYDGNKVNKVCRDCFSILTGETITEGKKKGILEIEAAQFSGSSIMCGFLQYCEKNKPWQKVWCVIPEKECLVLYLYGAPQDVKAQSTIPLLGYSVDDNSRPADPQASFRLSQSKSVHNFAAESEELKQRWLRVIRVAVTGEVPERHHVDVGNAGATDGDVQDAASDSS from the exons CTGTGGGGATCAATACATCATGCAGGCTCACTAGTACGTCCAGCGTGCATGAGTGTCTGAGTCGAGCGAGTTCCGGCGGCAGCGGAAAGAATTGGGCCAGGGTCAATGGAAGAAGTTCTGGAAAGAGGCCGCTGTCACAGTCCAAACCGCCAG tGCCTCCTAAACCAGCACATCTTCAGAGCCCGGTGACTGAGCTCTCATCCCCGCTGGCTCACAAGCAGATACCACAATTTAGACCAGGGATGGAGGagggaggaggtggaggaaggGGGGCCACAAACCGGGATAGAGTGAGAATCAAACACTCTAAAGTGTCAGACCTCATCAGCCGATTTGAGGAGAACAG CAACTCGGACAACAAGAGAGACGGCTCACAGCACAAACAGAGCAGCAAGTCGGCAAACTTCAGCCCGGCGCACCGGACCACCCGCAAGCTGACGGAGGCCGCTGAGATCGAGAATCACCCAGTAGTAGAAGCAAACTCTGCGGCATCCAAATCGCAGGATGCACGCGTTCCGGAGGCCAACGGGGTGCTGAGGCAGATGGAGTGCGGCGAAGGGGATGAGGACCGGGCGTGCAATGGCGAAAACGGGAGAATAGACGACACGGAGCTGCTCAACGGGGACATGGGACGCACGGACAGGAGGGACGAGGACTCGGGTTCCTGCACCGACAGGACCGGTTCGGAAAGCTCGCACGACAACGAGGAGAGCGGGACAAACGCGGAACGGGAACGTCTGAAAGAAGACGCCGGCACACGGCATAAG gaGACAAATGAGCAGAAATTGTTTAAGATTGCCAGCGAGCTCTTGCACACGGAAAAGGCTTACGTCACTCGACTCAACTTGCTGGATCAA GAATTTTGTGCCAAACTCATGGAGGAGGCCAATAAAGGAACATTTCCTGTGGATGTGGTGAAAAACATCTTTTCCAATATCTCCTCCATTAACACGTTTCACAGTAAGTTTTTGCTTCCGGACTTGGAGAAACGCATGGGAGAATG GGAGTCCACGCCTCGCATCGGAGACATCCTCCAGAAGCTTACGCCTTTCCTCAAAATGTACGCTGAATACGTGAAGAACTTCGACAAAGCCATGGAGCTGTTGAAACAGTGGAGCGACCGATCGCCACAGTTCAAGTCCATCATTCTGGAGATACAG AGTCAAGAGGCTTGTGGATGCCTTACACTTCAACATCACATGTTGGAACCCGTACAGAGAGTCCCTCGATACGAGATGCTCCTCAAGGACTACTTGAAGAAACTTCCTCAGGACGATCCGGACAGAAGAGACGCAGAAA AATCCTTAGAAATCATTGGCACGGCTGCGACTCACTCAAACAGCGCCATTCGGAAATCG GAAAATTTGAAGAAATTGATGGAGATTTATGAGATGCTCGGTGAGGAAGAGGACATCGTTCACGCCTCCAACGAGTTCATCAAAGAAGGTCACATCTTGAAGCTGGCGGCCAGAAACACCTCGGCCATGGAGCGATATCTCTTCCTG TTCAACAACATGCTATTGTACTGCGTACCCAAATTCAGCTTGGGTGGCCCCAAGTACACGGTTAGGACGCGAATCGGCATCGACGGGATGAAAGTGCTGGAAACGATCAACGAGGACTACCCTCATACCTTCCAAGTTTCAGGGAAAGAGAGGACATTAGAGTTACAAGCTAG CTCCGAGCAGGACAAAGTGGGCTGGATTAAG GCGTTCCGAGAGACCGTTGAGGTCTTCCAGCAGAAGACCGAGTCCTTCAAGAACGCGTCCAAGGATGCAGAGGAGGTGAGGAGCACAGTGGTCTTGACTCTTGCTGATTACAGAACATTAatcttgtgttctttttttttaataacatttcagAATGCCGAGTTGGGCAAGCGCGCTCCTCGCTGGATACGAGACAACGAAGTGACCATGTGCATGAAATGTAAAGAATCTTTCAACGCGCTGACGCGACGGCGACATCACTGCAGAGCTTGCGGTTAT GTGGTGTGCTGGAAATGCTCCGACAACAAAGTAGCGCTGGAGTACGACGGCAACAAAGTGAACAAAGTGTGCCGGGACTGTTTCTCCATCCTGACGGGAGAAACCATTACCGAGGGCAAGAAAAAAGGCATCCTGGAG ATCGAGGCGGCACAGTTCAGCGGCAGCAGCATCATGTGCGGCTTCCTGCAGTACTGCGAGAAGAACAAACCCTGGCAGAAGGTGTGGTGCGTCATCCCAGAGAAGGAGTGTCTGGTGCTCTACCTCTACGGAGCTCCTCAG GACGTGAAGGCCCAGAGCACCATCCCTCTCCTGGGCTACTCGGTGGACGACAACAGCCGTCCCGCCGATCCCCAGGCCAGCTTCCGCCTGTCGCAGTCCAAATCCGTCCACAACTTTGCCGCCGAGAGCGAGGAGCTCAAGCAGCGCTGGCTAAGAGTCATCCGCGTGGCCGTGACGGGCGAGGTGCCCGAGCGGCATCACGTCGACGTCGGCAACGCGGGGGCAACGGACGGCGACGTGCAGGATGCGGCGTCGGACAGTTCCTGA
- the LOC144071127 gene encoding FYVE, RhoGEF and PH domain-containing protein 4-like isoform X4 produces the protein MYDILGINIIRYFVPPFSAVGINTSCRLTSTSSVHECLSRASSGGSGKNWARVNGRSSGKRPLSQSKPPVPPKPAHLQSPVTELSSPLAHKQIPQFRPGMEEGGGGGRGATNRDRVRIKHSKVSDLISRFEENSNSDNKRDGSQHKQSSKSANFSPAHRTTRKLTEAAEIENHPVVEANSAASKSQDARVPEANGVLRQMECGEGDEDRACNGENGRIDDTELLNGDMGRTDRRDEDSGSCTDRTGSESSHDNEESGTNAERERLKEDAGTRHKETNEQKLFKIASELLHTEKAYVTRLNLLDQEFCAKLMEEANKGTFPVDVVKNIFSNISSINTFHSKFLLPDLEKRMGEWESTPRIGDILQKLTPFLKMYAEYVKNFDKAMELLKQWSDRSPQFKSIILEIQSQEACGCLTLQHHMLEPVQRVPRYEMLLKDYLKKLPQDDPDRRDAEKSLEIIGTAATHSNSAIRKSENLKKLMEIYEMLGEEEDIVHASNEFIKEGHILKLAARNTSAMERYLFLFNNMLLYCVPKFSLGGPKYTVRTRIGIDGMKVLETINEDYPHTFQVSGKERTLELQASSEQDKVGWIKAFRETVEVFQQKTESFKNASKDAEEVRSTVVLTLADYRTLILCSFFLITFQNAELGKRAPRWIRDNEVTMCMKCKESFNALTRRRHHCRACGYVVCWKCSDNKVALEYDGNKVNKVCRDCFSILTGETITEGKKKGILEIEAAQFSGSSIMCGFLQYCEKNKPWQKVWCVIPEKECLVLYLYGAPQDVKAQSTIPLLGYSVDDNSRPADPQASFRLSQSKSVHNFAAESEELKQRWLRVIRVAVTGEVPERHHVDVGNAGATDGDVQDAASDSS, from the exons CTGTGGGGATCAATACATCATGCAGGCTCACTAGTACGTCCAGCGTGCATGAGTGTCTGAGTCGAGCGAGTTCCGGCGGCAGCGGAAAGAATTGGGCCAGGGTCAATGGAAGAAGTTCTGGAAAGAGGCCGCTGTCACAGTCCAAACCGCCAG tGCCTCCTAAACCAGCACATCTTCAGAGCCCGGTGACTGAGCTCTCATCCCCGCTGGCTCACAAGCAGATACCACAATTTAGACCAGGGATGGAGGagggaggaggtggaggaaggGGGGCCACAAACCGGGATAGAGTGAGAATCAAACACTCTAAAGTGTCAGACCTCATCAGCCGATTTGAGGAGAACAG CAACTCGGACAACAAGAGAGACGGCTCACAGCACAAACAGAGCAGCAAGTCGGCAAACTTCAGCCCGGCGCACCGGACCACCCGCAAGCTGACGGAGGCCGCTGAGATCGAGAATCACCCAGTAGTAGAAGCAAACTCTGCGGCATCCAAATCGCAGGATGCACGCGTTCCGGAGGCCAACGGGGTGCTGAGGCAGATGGAGTGCGGCGAAGGGGATGAGGACCGGGCGTGCAATGGCGAAAACGGGAGAATAGACGACACGGAGCTGCTCAACGGGGACATGGGACGCACGGACAGGAGGGACGAGGACTCGGGTTCCTGCACCGACAGGACCGGTTCGGAAAGCTCGCACGACAACGAGGAGAGCGGGACAAACGCGGAACGGGAACGTCTGAAAGAAGACGCCGGCACACGGCATAAG gaGACAAATGAGCAGAAATTGTTTAAGATTGCCAGCGAGCTCTTGCACACGGAAAAGGCTTACGTCACTCGACTCAACTTGCTGGATCAA GAATTTTGTGCCAAACTCATGGAGGAGGCCAATAAAGGAACATTTCCTGTGGATGTGGTGAAAAACATCTTTTCCAATATCTCCTCCATTAACACGTTTCACAGTAAGTTTTTGCTTCCGGACTTGGAGAAACGCATGGGAGAATG GGAGTCCACGCCTCGCATCGGAGACATCCTCCAGAAGCTTACGCCTTTCCTCAAAATGTACGCTGAATACGTGAAGAACTTCGACAAAGCCATGGAGCTGTTGAAACAGTGGAGCGACCGATCGCCACAGTTCAAGTCCATCATTCTGGAGATACAG AGTCAAGAGGCTTGTGGATGCCTTACACTTCAACATCACATGTTGGAACCCGTACAGAGAGTCCCTCGATACGAGATGCTCCTCAAGGACTACTTGAAGAAACTTCCTCAGGACGATCCGGACAGAAGAGACGCAGAAA AATCCTTAGAAATCATTGGCACGGCTGCGACTCACTCAAACAGCGCCATTCGGAAATCG GAAAATTTGAAGAAATTGATGGAGATTTATGAGATGCTCGGTGAGGAAGAGGACATCGTTCACGCCTCCAACGAGTTCATCAAAGAAGGTCACATCTTGAAGCTGGCGGCCAGAAACACCTCGGCCATGGAGCGATATCTCTTCCTG TTCAACAACATGCTATTGTACTGCGTACCCAAATTCAGCTTGGGTGGCCCCAAGTACACGGTTAGGACGCGAATCGGCATCGACGGGATGAAAGTGCTGGAAACGATCAACGAGGACTACCCTCATACCTTCCAAGTTTCAGGGAAAGAGAGGACATTAGAGTTACAAGCTAG CTCCGAGCAGGACAAAGTGGGCTGGATTAAG GCGTTCCGAGAGACCGTTGAGGTCTTCCAGCAGAAGACCGAGTCCTTCAAGAACGCGTCCAAGGATGCAGAGGAGGTGAGGAGCACAGTGGTCTTGACTCTTGCTGATTACAGAACATTAatcttgtgttctttttttttaataacatttcagAATGCCGAGTTGGGCAAGCGCGCTCCTCGCTGGATACGAGACAACGAAGTGACCATGTGCATGAAATGTAAAGAATCTTTCAACGCGCTGACGCGACGGCGACATCACTGCAGAGCTTGCGGTTAT GTGGTGTGCTGGAAATGCTCCGACAACAAAGTAGCGCTGGAGTACGACGGCAACAAAGTGAACAAAGTGTGCCGGGACTGTTTCTCCATCCTGACGGGAGAAACCATTACCGAGGGCAAGAAAAAAGGCATCCTGGAG ATCGAGGCGGCACAGTTCAGCGGCAGCAGCATCATGTGCGGCTTCCTGCAGTACTGCGAGAAGAACAAACCCTGGCAGAAGGTGTGGTGCGTCATCCCAGAGAAGGAGTGTCTGGTGCTCTACCTCTACGGAGCTCCTCAG GACGTGAAGGCCCAGAGCACCATCCCTCTCCTGGGCTACTCGGTGGACGACAACAGCCGTCCCGCCGATCCCCAGGCCAGCTTCCGCCTGTCGCAGTCCAAATCCGTCCACAACTTTGCCGCCGAGAGCGAGGAGCTCAAGCAGCGCTGGCTAAGAGTCATCCGCGTGGCCGTGACGGGCGAGGTGCCCGAGCGGCATCACGTCGACGTCGGCAACGCGGGGGCAACGGACGGCGACGTGCAGGATGCGGCGTCGGACAGTTCCTGA